A genomic segment from Malaclemys terrapin pileata isolate rMalTer1 chromosome 1, rMalTer1.hap1, whole genome shotgun sequence encodes:
- the TLR8 gene encoding toll-like receptor 8 isoform X2, with the protein MNPTIPNLIWRLLLAYGTSEILAETKYPRTLPCDVSVNNSSVIFDCSARQLRSVPAAMHELTQLKELYMDGNCYYGNPCEKPFLADNGAFSDLTILTVLSLAFNNLTRVPSKLPSSLRKLYLNSNKIKTINQDDFNELSNVEVLDLSGNCPRCYNAPYPCEPCSGDSAIQIHPLAFQHLKNLQNLNLSSTSLIRLPASWFYNTTQLKVLHLEFNYLIKEIASGEFLLQLPYLEVLDLSFNYARKSYPRYINISVKFSNLVSLQQLHLRGYVFKELKSKHLRPLINLTKLNTLNLGVNFIKQIDFSVFQLFANLTTISLSDNRISPILEGSNNSVIRGESVQNHVIRSRSTDTDLEPSVNSMLPAEGKSSSSVYNSIFPLIKPQCSMYGKSLDLSLNSIFFIDQEQFKGFHDIACLNLSSNGIGQALNGTEFIFLPNLKYLDLSFNKLDLAYHYAFYELPKLEVLDLSYNVHYFIVSGITHRLGFTENLPYLKVLNLSYNAIFTLTEPNLTSSSLKELVFKGNRLDILWKKGDNRYINIFKNLCNLTHLDISHNRLHEIPTKAFCGLPQSLIELHINNNELKYFDWSALQRFQNLTLLDLSSNELSFVTDNLANCTASLQRLVLRQNKISQLADGFFNKASSLLHLDLSYNELPSINQSIRQYDNFIYLELLDLKGNPFECTCATVDFKNWINHYVNVSIPRLATDVICATPGDQRGKSIISLDIYACTLDNIAAICFSLSFFIILTIMTTAITKHLFYWDAWYIYYFCTAKLKGYKSLGMTKALYDAYIAYDTQDMAVTDWVINELRFRLEENGDKHVLLCLEERDWEPGKAVIDNLAQSIHHSRKTIFVLTERYVKNGNFKTAFYIALQRLMDENTDVIVFILLEPVLQHSQYLRLRRRICKSSVLDWPKNPHAEGLFWQNLKSVVLTENYKRYNALYTDSIK; encoded by the exons ATGAATCCCACAATCCCAAATCTGATATGGCGGCTACTTCTGGCCTATGGTACTTCAGAAATTCTTGCTGAGACCAAGTATCCTAGAACCCTGCCATGTGATGTCAGCGTGAATAACTCCTCCGTCATTTTTGACTGCAGTGCCCGTCAACTGAGAAGTGTGCCTGCTGCAATGCATG AACTCACACAACTGAAAGAACTCTATATGGATGGGAATTGTTATTATGGGAATCCCTGCGAAAAACCTTTCCTCGCAGACAATGGGGCTTTCTCAGACCTCACGATTTTGACAGTCCTGTCACTCGCCTTCAACAACCTGACCCGAGTTCCAAGCAAACTGCCTTCATCTCTAAGGAAACTTTACCTCAACAGCAACAAGATCAAAACCATCAACCAAGATGATTTTAATGAACTGTCTAATGTAGAAGTCCTTGACTTAAGTGGAAACTGTCCAAGGTGCTACAATGCCCCCTACCCATGTGAACCTTGCAGTGGGGACTCCGCCATTCAAATACATCCTCTTGCTTTCCAGCATCTGAAAAATTTACAGAATTTAAACCTCTCCAGCACCTCTCTCATTCGCTTACCTGCCAGCTGGTTTTATAACACAACTCAGTTAAAGGTGCTGCATCTTGAATTTAACTACTTAATAAAGGAAATAGCCTCTGGAGAGTTTTTACTCCAGCTGCCTTATTTGGAGGTGCTTGATTTATCTTTTAACTATGCAAGGAAATCATACCCAAGGtatataaatatttcagttaaGTTCTCCAACCTGGTCTCTCTCCAGCAACTGCACTTAAGAGGTTACGTGTTCAAGGAACTTAAGAGCAAACACCTTCGGCCTCTCATAAATCTTACTAAACTAAACACCCTCAATTTAGGAGTCAACTTTATCAAGCAAATTGATTTCAGTGTGTTTCAGCTCTTTGCTAATCTGACTACAATTTCTTTGTCTGACAACAGGATATCACCCATATTAGAGGGCAGCAATAACAGTGTTATTAGAGGAGAATCAGTCCAAAATCATGTAATTCGAAGTCGTTCAACAGATACTGATCTTGAGCCATCAGTAAATAGTATGCTACCGGCAGAAGGCAAATCCAGTAGCAGTGTGTATAATTCCATTTTTCCTTTAATCAAaccccaatgcagcatgtatggtAAATCATTAGATCTAAGCTTAAATAGTATTTTCTTCATTGACCAAGAGCAATTTAAAGGTTTCCATGATATAGCCTGTTTGAATTTGTCTTCAAATGGCATTGGACAAGCTTTGAATGGCACTGAATTTATCTTTCTACCTAATCTCAAATATTTAGATCTGTCTTTTAATAAACTTGATTTGGCTTATCACTATGCATTTTATGAACTGCCTAAGCTAGAGGTACTGGACCTCAGCTACAACGTACACTATTTTATTGTGTCAGGGATAACACACAGATTGGGATTTACTGAAAATCTTCCATATCTAAAAGTTTTAAATTTAAGTTACAATGCAATTTTTACACTCACAGAGCCTAATCTAACAAGCAGCTCCCTGAAAGAATTAGTGTTCAAAGGAAACCGCCTTGATATTTTATGGAAAAAAGGAGATAATAGatacataaatatttttaaaaacctctgcaATCTGACTCACCTCGACATATCCCACAACAGACTTCATGAAATTCCCACCAAGGCATTTTGTGGCCTGCCACAAAGTCTAATTGAGCTACACATAAACAACAATGAATTAAAGTACTTTGATTGGTCAGCCCTGCAACGGTTTCAGAACCTTACATTATTGGATCTGAGCTCAAACGAACTGTCTTTTGTAACCGATAACCTTGCCAACTGCACAGCTTCCCTTCAGAGACTAGTGCTTCGACAAAACAAGATTTCTCAGCTTGCTGATGGATTTTTTAACAAAGCCAGCAGCCTGCTGCACCTTGATTTAAGTTACAATGAGCTGCCTTCCATAAACCAGTCAATACGTCAGTATGATAACTTCATTTATTTAGAGCTTTTGGACTTAAAAGGAAACCCTTTCGAATGCACCTGTGCAACTGTTGATTTCAAAAACTGGATAAACCATTATGTTAATGTTAGTATCCCACGACTGGCAACAGATGTCATTTGTGCAACACCTGGAGACCAAAGAGGGAAGAGCATCATAAGTTTAGACATATATGCCTGTACTTTGGATAACATTGCAGCAATATGCTTTAGTTTATCATTCTTCATTATTTTGACCATTATGACGACAGCTAtcacaaaacatttattttattgggATGCCTGGTATATTTACTATTTTTGTACAGCAAAACTAAAAGGATATAAATCTCTTGGCATGACCAAAGCTCTCTATGATGCTTACATAGCCTATGATACTCAGGATATGGCAGTAACTGATTGGGTAATAAATGAGCTACGATTTCGTCTAGAGGAAAATGGAGACAAGCACGTTCTGCTTTGTTTGGAGGAAAGGGACTGGGAGCCGGGAAAGGCTGTCATTGATAACCTTGCACAGAGCATCCATCACAGCAGAAAGACAATATTTGTTCTAACTGAAAGATATGTGAAAAACGGGAACTTTAAAACTGCTTTTTATATCGCTCTGCAGAGACTAATGGATGAGAATACAGATGTGATTGTGTTTATTCTACTGGAGCCGGTGCTACAGCATTCCCAGTACCTGAGGCTGAGAAGGAGGATCTGCAAGAGCTCTGTTCTTGACTGGCCTAAGAATCCACACGCTGAAGGCCTTTTCTGGCAAAATCTAAAAAGTGTAGTGCTAACAGAAAATTATAAAAGATATAATGCATTGTACACAGATTCCATTAAATGA
- the TLR8 gene encoding toll-like receptor 8 isoform X1, which translates to MNPTIPNLIWRLLLAYGTSEILAETKYPRTLPCDVSVNNSSVIFDCSARQLRSVPAAMHGNVTELKLSDNLIKEVFKKSFQGLNNLMKIDLNRNHYFKGEEEAHDLCKKGMVIENGAFANLTKLRELLADENHLCKIPVGMPLSLTSLSLRYNNMLSVCRQHFSELTQLKELYMDGNCYYGNPCEKPFLADNGAFSDLTILTVLSLAFNNLTRVPSKLPSSLRKLYLNSNKIKTINQDDFNELSNVEVLDLSGNCPRCYNAPYPCEPCSGDSAIQIHPLAFQHLKNLQNLNLSSTSLIRLPASWFYNTTQLKVLHLEFNYLIKEIASGEFLLQLPYLEVLDLSFNYARKSYPRYINISVKFSNLVSLQQLHLRGYVFKELKSKHLRPLINLTKLNTLNLGVNFIKQIDFSVFQLFANLTTISLSDNRISPILEGSNNSVIRGESVQNHVIRSRSTDTDLEPSVNSMLPAEGKSSSSVYNSIFPLIKPQCSMYGKSLDLSLNSIFFIDQEQFKGFHDIACLNLSSNGIGQALNGTEFIFLPNLKYLDLSFNKLDLAYHYAFYELPKLEVLDLSYNVHYFIVSGITHRLGFTENLPYLKVLNLSYNAIFTLTEPNLTSSSLKELVFKGNRLDILWKKGDNRYINIFKNLCNLTHLDISHNRLHEIPTKAFCGLPQSLIELHINNNELKYFDWSALQRFQNLTLLDLSSNELSFVTDNLANCTASLQRLVLRQNKISQLADGFFNKASSLLHLDLSYNELPSINQSIRQYDNFIYLELLDLKGNPFECTCATVDFKNWINHYVNVSIPRLATDVICATPGDQRGKSIISLDIYACTLDNIAAICFSLSFFIILTIMTTAITKHLFYWDAWYIYYFCTAKLKGYKSLGMTKALYDAYIAYDTQDMAVTDWVINELRFRLEENGDKHVLLCLEERDWEPGKAVIDNLAQSIHHSRKTIFVLTERYVKNGNFKTAFYIALQRLMDENTDVIVFILLEPVLQHSQYLRLRRRICKSSVLDWPKNPHAEGLFWQNLKSVVLTENYKRYNALYTDSIK; encoded by the coding sequence ATGAATCCCACAATCCCAAATCTGATATGGCGGCTACTTCTGGCCTATGGTACTTCAGAAATTCTTGCTGAGACCAAGTATCCTAGAACCCTGCCATGTGATGTCAGCGTGAATAACTCCTCCGTCATTTTTGACTGCAGTGCCCGTCAACTGAGAAGTGTGCCTGCTGCAATGCATGGTAATGTAACAGAATTAAAGCTCTCAGACAACCTTATAAAGGAGGTgtttaaaaaatcttttcaggGCCTGAATAATCTTATGAAAATAGATCTAAACAGGAATCACTACTTTAAGGGAGAGGAAGAGGCTCATGATTTGTGTAAAAAAGGAATGGTAATTGAAAATGGAGCTTTTGCTAATTTAACAAAGCTAAGGGAACTACTAGCTGATGAAAATCACCTATGTAAAATACCAGTTGGGATGCCATTGTCCTTAACCTCACTGAGTTTGAGATATAACAACATGCTCTCTGTCTGTCGGCAACATTTTTCAGAACTCACACAACTGAAAGAACTCTATATGGATGGGAATTGTTATTATGGGAATCCCTGCGAAAAACCTTTCCTCGCAGACAATGGGGCTTTCTCAGACCTCACGATTTTGACAGTCCTGTCACTCGCCTTCAACAACCTGACCCGAGTTCCAAGCAAACTGCCTTCATCTCTAAGGAAACTTTACCTCAACAGCAACAAGATCAAAACCATCAACCAAGATGATTTTAATGAACTGTCTAATGTAGAAGTCCTTGACTTAAGTGGAAACTGTCCAAGGTGCTACAATGCCCCCTACCCATGTGAACCTTGCAGTGGGGACTCCGCCATTCAAATACATCCTCTTGCTTTCCAGCATCTGAAAAATTTACAGAATTTAAACCTCTCCAGCACCTCTCTCATTCGCTTACCTGCCAGCTGGTTTTATAACACAACTCAGTTAAAGGTGCTGCATCTTGAATTTAACTACTTAATAAAGGAAATAGCCTCTGGAGAGTTTTTACTCCAGCTGCCTTATTTGGAGGTGCTTGATTTATCTTTTAACTATGCAAGGAAATCATACCCAAGGtatataaatatttcagttaaGTTCTCCAACCTGGTCTCTCTCCAGCAACTGCACTTAAGAGGTTACGTGTTCAAGGAACTTAAGAGCAAACACCTTCGGCCTCTCATAAATCTTACTAAACTAAACACCCTCAATTTAGGAGTCAACTTTATCAAGCAAATTGATTTCAGTGTGTTTCAGCTCTTTGCTAATCTGACTACAATTTCTTTGTCTGACAACAGGATATCACCCATATTAGAGGGCAGCAATAACAGTGTTATTAGAGGAGAATCAGTCCAAAATCATGTAATTCGAAGTCGTTCAACAGATACTGATCTTGAGCCATCAGTAAATAGTATGCTACCGGCAGAAGGCAAATCCAGTAGCAGTGTGTATAATTCCATTTTTCCTTTAATCAAaccccaatgcagcatgtatggtAAATCATTAGATCTAAGCTTAAATAGTATTTTCTTCATTGACCAAGAGCAATTTAAAGGTTTCCATGATATAGCCTGTTTGAATTTGTCTTCAAATGGCATTGGACAAGCTTTGAATGGCACTGAATTTATCTTTCTACCTAATCTCAAATATTTAGATCTGTCTTTTAATAAACTTGATTTGGCTTATCACTATGCATTTTATGAACTGCCTAAGCTAGAGGTACTGGACCTCAGCTACAACGTACACTATTTTATTGTGTCAGGGATAACACACAGATTGGGATTTACTGAAAATCTTCCATATCTAAAAGTTTTAAATTTAAGTTACAATGCAATTTTTACACTCACAGAGCCTAATCTAACAAGCAGCTCCCTGAAAGAATTAGTGTTCAAAGGAAACCGCCTTGATATTTTATGGAAAAAAGGAGATAATAGatacataaatatttttaaaaacctctgcaATCTGACTCACCTCGACATATCCCACAACAGACTTCATGAAATTCCCACCAAGGCATTTTGTGGCCTGCCACAAAGTCTAATTGAGCTACACATAAACAACAATGAATTAAAGTACTTTGATTGGTCAGCCCTGCAACGGTTTCAGAACCTTACATTATTGGATCTGAGCTCAAACGAACTGTCTTTTGTAACCGATAACCTTGCCAACTGCACAGCTTCCCTTCAGAGACTAGTGCTTCGACAAAACAAGATTTCTCAGCTTGCTGATGGATTTTTTAACAAAGCCAGCAGCCTGCTGCACCTTGATTTAAGTTACAATGAGCTGCCTTCCATAAACCAGTCAATACGTCAGTATGATAACTTCATTTATTTAGAGCTTTTGGACTTAAAAGGAAACCCTTTCGAATGCACCTGTGCAACTGTTGATTTCAAAAACTGGATAAACCATTATGTTAATGTTAGTATCCCACGACTGGCAACAGATGTCATTTGTGCAACACCTGGAGACCAAAGAGGGAAGAGCATCATAAGTTTAGACATATATGCCTGTACTTTGGATAACATTGCAGCAATATGCTTTAGTTTATCATTCTTCATTATTTTGACCATTATGACGACAGCTAtcacaaaacatttattttattgggATGCCTGGTATATTTACTATTTTTGTACAGCAAAACTAAAAGGATATAAATCTCTTGGCATGACCAAAGCTCTCTATGATGCTTACATAGCCTATGATACTCAGGATATGGCAGTAACTGATTGGGTAATAAATGAGCTACGATTTCGTCTAGAGGAAAATGGAGACAAGCACGTTCTGCTTTGTTTGGAGGAAAGGGACTGGGAGCCGGGAAAGGCTGTCATTGATAACCTTGCACAGAGCATCCATCACAGCAGAAAGACAATATTTGTTCTAACTGAAAGATATGTGAAAAACGGGAACTTTAAAACTGCTTTTTATATCGCTCTGCAGAGACTAATGGATGAGAATACAGATGTGATTGTGTTTATTCTACTGGAGCCGGTGCTACAGCATTCCCAGTACCTGAGGCTGAGAAGGAGGATCTGCAAGAGCTCTGTTCTTGACTGGCCTAAGAATCCACACGCTGAAGGCCTTTTCTGGCAAAATCTAAAAAGTGTAGTGCTAACAGAAAATTATAAAAGATATAATGCATTGTACACAGATTCCATTAAATGA
- the LOC128825316 gene encoding toll-like receptor 8, with the protein MAAISYKLLCLLFMSHVESGIFYYPWVSKKVPCKVHVENSSSSIIFDCRHQHLKAVPLEINDNATCLILSYNRIKNVSNVIFQKFRNLTQLYLNYNAINQSMAQPLGLFRNLTKLEKLALSHNHLQEVPKGLSPSIISLELNANKIVSIKNNTFSELKNLKELYMDRNCYYSNPCGKTFEIEDEAFVALTNLTVLSLSYNNLTRVPLNLPSSLRELYLGFNRITRISQGDFNELVNLHLLDLSRNCPRCYNAPFPCEPCTINSSIQIHQFAFQNLNKLKTLVLTSTSLTSVPAIWFQNMTQLKVLHLAFNYLQNEIASGEFLRELTSLQELDLSFNFEEQVYLSYLNLSQHFSSLISLKRLYIKGYVFQDLCEKHLKPLIALKKLNILDLGINFIKQIDLAVFQNFSNLTEIYLTDNRISPFVGDNNCLLEQVGKKAFRKYCHLTLEREGQPSPSVMQKYKKIDRYLYYILRPQCSSYGKALDMSSNSLIFINPNQFKSFKDIACLNLSSNGINQAFNGTEFNLTKLKYLDLSNNKLDFAYGFAFNEMKLLEVLDLTHNKHYFRLAGVTLRLAFIEKLPQLKVLNLSWNAISRLTDRQLSSKSLEELVFKGNCLDILWGDKHESYINFFKNLGSLTYLDISHNRLLKIPTRAFLSLPPNLTQLFLNNNRLQVFIFANLTRLKYLKLLDLSQNNFRTIHISFKQSLQSLLLRGNRISEIALDFSNTNGSLLFLDLSHNKLKYMNQSTLVHIQGVKYLKLKGNPFDCTCQNSDFIKWIQTTNIYIPQLATKVNCAIPDKHRKKSIVSIDLHACALEEVAATLFYVSFFVVINIMLIAVTKHFFYWDVWYTYYMCAAKLKGHKSTATDKALYDAYIAYDTQDATVTDWVINELRFRLEENGDKHVLLCLEERDWEPGKAVIDNLAQSIHHSRKTIFVLTERYVKNGNFKIAFYIALQRLMDENTDVIVFILLESVLQHSQYLRLRRRICKSSVLDWPKNPHAEGLFWQRLKSVVLTDNSIRDDGVYSI; encoded by the coding sequence ATGGCTGCCATCTCATACAAACTGCTTTGCTTACTCTTCATGAGCCATGTGGAGTCTGGAATCTTCTATTATCCCTGGGTTTCTAAGAAAGTGCCTTGTAAAGTGCATGTAGAAAACAGTAGTTCTTCCATAATCTTTGACTGCAGGCATCAACATTTAAAGGCAGTGCCACTGGAAATAAATGACAATGCTACCTGTTTGATACTTTCATATAACCGTATTAAAAATGTTTCTAATGTGATCTTTCAAAAGTTCCGAAATCTTACGCAGTTATACCTTAACTATAATGCAATAAATCAGTCAATGGCACAGCCTCTTGGCTTGTTTAGAAACTTAACAAAATTAGAGAAATTAGCTCTCAGTCACAATCACCTGCAGGAAGTACCCAAAGGTCTCTCACCTAGTATAATCTCATTAGAGCTGAATGCCAACAAAATAGTTTCTATTAAGAACAACACCTTCTCAGAACTCAAAAATCTGAAGGAACTCTACATGGATCGGAACTGCTACTATAGCAATCCCTGTGGAAAAACTTTTGAAATAGAGGATGAGGCTTTTGTGGCCCTCACCAATTTGACTGTGCTGTCACTTTCCTATAACAACCTGACCCGAGTGCCCCTCAATTTGCCCTCATCTCTAAGGGAACTTTATCTTGGCTTTAATAGGATAACAAGAATCAGCCAAGGTGATTTTAATGAACTGGTTAATTTGCACCTTCTTGACCTAAGCAGGAACTGTCCAAGATGTTATAATGCCCCTTTTCCATGTGAACCCTGCACTATAAACTCTTCCATTCAAATACACCAATTTGCTTTCCAAAATCTTAACAAATTAAAGACTTTGGTTCTCACCAGCACCTCACTTACTAGTGTACCAGCCATCTGGTTTCAGAACATGACACAGCTAAAGGTGCTGCACCTGGCATTTAACTATTTACAAAATGAAATAGCTTCTGGCGAATTCTTACGGGAGTTGACTTCTTTACAGGAACTTGACTTATCTTTCAACTTTGAGGAACAAGTATACTTATCGTATCTAAACCTCTCAcaacatttttcttctctaaTCTCTTTAAAACGATTATATATTAAAGGTTATGTTTTCCAAGACCTGTGTGAAAAGCACTTAAAACCTCTAATTGCTCTAAAAAAGCTAAATATCCTTGATCTTGGGATAAACTTTATTAAACAAATTGATCTCGCTGTATTCCAGAATTTTAGTAACCTGACAGAAATCTACTTAACAGATAACAGAATATCACCTTTTGTAGGGGACAATAATTGTCTTTTAGAACAGGTTGGAAAAAAGGCATTCCGAAAATATTGCCATCTAACTCTGGAACGAGAAGGCCAGCCGAGCCCTTCAGTTATGCAAAAGTACAAAAAAATAGACCGTTACTTGTATTACATTCTTAGACCCCAGTGTTCTTCATATGGCAAAGCATTGGATATGAGCTCAAACAGCCTCATCTTCATTAACCCAAATCAGTTTAAAAGTTTTAAGGATATAGCCTGCTTGAATTTGTCTTCAAATGGTATTAACCAAGCTTTCAATGGCACTGAATTCAACCTAACCAAACTCAAATATTTAGATCTATCAAATAATAAATTGGATTTTGCTTATGGTTTTGCATTTAATGAAATGAAACTTCTCGAAGTGTTAGACCTGACCCATAACAAGCATTATTTTCGCCTGGCAGGAGTCACACTTAGACTGGCATTTATTGAAAAGCTTCCTCAGCTAAAGGTTTTAAACTTAAGTTGGAATGCTATTTccagactgacagacagacagttaAGCAGCAAATCCCTTGAAGAATTAGTGTTTAAAGGAAATTGCCTTGATATTTTATGGGGCGACAAACATGAAAGTTACATAAATTTTTTTAAGAATCTCGGTAGCCTAACATACCTTGATATATCCCACAATAGACTTTTAAAAATCCCTACTAGAGCATTCCTGAGCCTGCCACCAAACCTAACACAGCTATTCCTAAACAACAACAGATTGCAAGTGTTTATCTTTGCAAACCTCACCAGACTGAAATATTTGAAGCTGCTTGACCTGAGTCAAAATAATTTCAGAACTATTCATATTTCATTCAAACAGTCCCTTCAGTCTCTGCTGTTGAGGGGTAACAGGATTTCAGAGATTGCTCTGGACTTTTCAAATACAAATGGCAGCCTTCTGTTCCTTGATTTGAGTCACAACAAGCTAAAATATATGAACCAGTCAACACTGGTTCATATACAAGgtgtaaaatatttaaagttaaaGGGCAACCCTTTTGATTGCACTTGCCAAAATAGTGACTTCATAAAATGGATACAAACAACTAATATTTATATACCACAGCTTGCAACAAAAGTCAACTGTGCAATCCCTGATAAGCACAGAAAAAAGAGCATTGTCTCTATTGATCTGCATGCTTGTGCTCTGGAAGAAGTTGCTGCAACATTATTTTATGTTTCATTCTTTGTTGTTATTAACATTATGTTGATAGCtgttacaaaacattttttttactgGGATGTCTGGTATACTTACTATATGTGTGCAGCAAAATTAAAAGGACACAAATCTACAGCCACAGACAAAGCTCTCTATGATGCGTACATAGCCTATGATACTCAGGATGCAACAGTAACTGACTGGGTAATAAATGAGCTACGATTTCGTCTAGAGGAAAACGGAGACAAGCATGTTCTGCTTTGTTTGGAGGAAAGGGACTGGGAGCCGGGAAAGGCTGTCATTGACAACCTTGCACAGAGCATCCATCACAGCAGAAAGACAATATTTGTTCTAACTGAAAGATATGTGAAAAACGGGAActttaaaattgctttttataTCGCTCTGCAGAGACTAATGGATGAGAATACAGATGTGATTGTGTTTATTCTACTGGAGTCGGTGCTACAGCATTCCCAGTACCTGAGGCTAAGAAGGAGGATCTGCAAGAGCTCTGTTCTTGACTGGCCTAAGAATCCACACGCTGAAGGCCTTTTCTGGCAAAGACTAAAAAGTGTAGTGCTAACTGATAACAGCATTCGAGATGATGGggtgtacagtatatag